A stretch of DNA from Dehalobacterium formicoaceticum:
CCGGGAGGCCATGGATTTGGGGGAGATTATCGTTAGCGGCGGTAAAATTGGATTTCAGATCCAACTGCCCGTATCAGAGCTCCAAAAGGCTACCGGAGCAGCAATGTCGGAACTGCTGAAATAGGATCGGATCAATTTTTAAATAAATTACCAGCAATTTCTTGCAATTATATATCAATCTGTGGTAATATTAAGAGCATGTTAAAAAGCAGCTCGGGAACATAGCTAGGTTTTGTGAAGTTGTTTTTTAATGTAATAAAATGAAAGATTGTTAGGGAGGATTTTAAATTGCAAGGAACTGTAAAATGGTTTAACGCGGAAAAAGGATTTGGCTTTATTGAAAGTAACGAAGGCGGCGATGTTTTTGTTCACTTTTCAGCCATCCAAAAAGACGGATTTAAGACACTGGATGAAGGTCAAAAGGTAGAATTCGATATCGTTGAAGGAAATCGTGGACCTCAAGCATCGAATGTAACGCTGGTTTAATTTGATATTGTTGTATACGGGGAAGGGCTTTTCCGAGTTCAGGAAAGCCCTTTTTTATACTTTCAGAAATTTTAAGTACAACTAAGGCTTCCCCTTGGAACATGCCAAGTTTTCAAATACTTTGAGTAAGCATCAGTTTTTATATTAATGGGCATCATATGAGGCAAAGCATCATTGTATAAAATAGATTAAATAATAGATTAGAAGGAAGAAGGATGAATTTATAGACATGTTTAACGAAATCGGACTTAGTGAGGCTGTAATCAAAGCGACCATCAATATGGGCTTTGAAGAACCTACACCCATACAGGCACAAACGATTCCCCTGGCATTAAAAGGGGAGGATGTAATCGGACAGGCCCAAACAGGAACCGGGAAGACAGCCGCCTTTGGGATTCCTATGGTGGAAAAAATGACCTCGGGACCGGAATATATCCAGGGCTTGGTAGTAGCTCCTACCAGGGAACTTGCCATCCAAGTGGCGGAAGAATTAAACAAAATCGGTCAATTTAAACGTGTTCGTGCTCTGCCGATCTATGGAGGACAGGACATCAATTATCAAATTCGAGCATTGAAGAATCGTCCTCAGATTATTGTGGGTACGCCGGGGCGTTTAATGGATCATATGCGCAGAAGAACCATCCGTTTGCATAATGTGGAAAT
This window harbors:
- a CDS encoding cold-shock protein, with amino-acid sequence MQGTVKWFNAEKGFGFIESNEGGDVFVHFSAIQKDGFKTLDEGQKVEFDIVEGNRGPQASNVTLV